In a genomic window of candidate division KSB1 bacterium:
- the thiI gene encoding tRNA 4-thiouridine(8) synthase ThiI — MKNRYISNSKNTKFISVLSSSQNYSNTILIHYDSEIGLKGKNQPVFRKKLKENIRFMLKNIGFDCPVYETRGYLYVVIPDKYESSSEAIFQKVREIFGVAWLTSAKKVPHQDFIGESHESDTAQLENHFIELAKKRFSPGKTFCVRVKRAVKSLPFNSIQIEGQLGHAIITNTDWDKVDLTNPDETFYAEFQADSYYIFSRKERGPGGLPVGTAGKVIALLSGGIDSPVAVYLIAGRGCSVDFIHFTATSMQQDEADSYKVTRIAQHLSNHTLRSRLYLVPYTYFDIALLGHKVPYDLVIFRRFMARVAEQLGNKIHAQAIVNGDSLGQVASQTLPNIVSLSHATDLPVFRPLLTYSKNDIVKMAKQIGTFEDSIEEYKDCCSLISRHPKTVSDHEQLSGIEINIFPDYQKMIDDTLSEVIEMKFEGGRRIK; from the coding sequence ATGAAAAACAGATATATCTCAAATAGCAAAAATACAAAATTCATCTCGGTGCTATCTTCATCACAAAACTATTCAAACACAATCCTCATCCACTATGACAGTGAAATTGGATTGAAGGGGAAAAATCAGCCTGTTTTTCGTAAAAAGCTCAAAGAAAACATCAGGTTCATGTTAAAAAATATAGGATTTGACTGTCCGGTCTATGAGACTCGGGGGTATCTGTATGTGGTCATTCCGGATAAATATGAAAGCTCAAGTGAAGCAATATTCCAAAAGGTCCGGGAGATTTTTGGTGTTGCCTGGCTCACATCTGCAAAAAAAGTTCCTCATCAAGATTTTATTGGAGAATCGCATGAGTCAGATACAGCCCAATTAGAAAACCATTTTATCGAACTGGCCAAAAAAAGATTCTCGCCTGGCAAAACCTTTTGTGTGCGGGTAAAACGAGCGGTAAAATCTTTGCCCTTCAATTCCATTCAAATCGAAGGTCAATTAGGGCATGCCATCATAACAAACACGGACTGGGACAAGGTAGATCTCACCAACCCGGACGAAACATTTTATGCAGAATTTCAGGCGGATAGTTACTATATCTTCAGTAGAAAAGAGAGAGGGCCTGGCGGGCTGCCGGTGGGCACGGCAGGAAAAGTTATTGCGTTGCTATCAGGCGGTATTGATTCACCCGTCGCGGTTTATTTGATTGCAGGCCGCGGCTGTTCTGTAGATTTTATTCACTTTACCGCGACATCCATGCAGCAAGACGAAGCTGATTCCTATAAAGTCACTCGCATCGCTCAACATTTGAGCAACCACACTCTCCGCTCCCGGCTCTATCTTGTCCCCTACACTTATTTTGACATCGCATTACTCGGCCATAAAGTGCCATATGACCTGGTTATTTTCCGCCGCTTTATGGCGCGGGTAGCCGAACAGCTCGGCAATAAAATTCATGCTCAGGCAATAGTAAATGGGGATAGCCTGGGACAAGTGGCTTCTCAAACGCTGCCCAATATCGTTTCGCTTTCACATGCCACAGACTTACCGGTTTTTCGCCCCCTGTTGACTTACAGTAAAAATGATATTGTCAAGATGGCCAAACAAATTGGCACATTTGAAGATTCAATTGAAGAATATAAAGATTGTTGTTCATTAATCAGCCGACATCCCAAAACAGTTTCAGATCATGAACAACTTTCCGGGATTGAAATAAATATCTTTCCTGATTATCAGAAGATGATCGATGATACCCTTTCCGAAGTGATCGAAATGAAATTCGAAGGTGGAAGGCGAATAAAGTGA